A DNA window from Vespula vulgaris chromosome 18, iyVesVulg1.1, whole genome shotgun sequence contains the following coding sequences:
- the LOC127070392 gene encoding mitogen-activated protein kinase kinase kinase kinase 5 isoform X2, with product MALNANALSSDISRRNPQDEYELIQRIGSGTYGDVYKAKRLSMNDLAAIKVIKLEPGDDFAIIQQEILMMKDCRHPNIIAYYGSYLRRDKLWICMEYCGGGSLQDIYHITGPLSEIQIAYMCRETLMGLAYLHSMGKMHRDIKGANILLTEAGDVKLADFGVSAQITATINKRKSFIGTPYWMAPEVAAVERKGGYNQLCDIWACGITAIELAELQPPMFDLHPMRALFLMSKSGFKPPTLKDRDKWSPTFHNFVKVALTKNPKKRPTAEKLLQHAFFQGEMNKRLALELLQKVSNPSHMFTDLEADEDGAVPNVPQRIASRHTARPRPKSPISQLDSDDLINLDGSTLQRDSITPSVDTNPAWDIMDIMNNVKAVHNCDVHPDCGIGTAFEDVQENFSHTPTNLHESLLQYIDEELLLRGNAMSMVGGHCDQLYSLQATLPLGESSNECEVHCGYYNNVSGSQASPRRHSSVDELYGLVNSSHSLTAVNGQRQRSLSDSGPRDESLQSNGDNEISGDGERESISPDLLSDTPPVPPRRRDRKRHTPPRPISNGLPPTPKVHMGACFSKVFNGCPLRIHCTASWIHPDTRDQHLLIAAEEGIYNLNLNELHETAIDQLYPRRTIWMYVIKDVLMSLSGKTPQLYRHDLLAMQSKQTHRFSLHMNKIPERLVPRKFALTTKVPDTKGCTKCCVGRNPYNGYKYLCGAMPAGIFLMQWYDPLNKFMLLKHFDCALPSPLNVFEMIITPEMEYPMVCVSVKQPYQQNKLKLDLINMNSGASWFHSDELEDMDGSATVIPRRENLHVINVTQLEKDAILVCYENVVKVVTLQGKLRVSKKQMSELHFNFQIESIICLPDSVLAFHKHGMQGRSFKNGEVTQEISDPSRTYRLLGSDKVVMLESHLVHSGTLTETEGADLYILAGHEASY from the exons ATGGCATTAAACGCTAACGCACTGTCCAGTGACATCAGCCGTAGAAATCCGCAGGACGAGTATGAGCTCATTCAACGAATAGGCAGTGGAACTTATGGAGATGTTTACAAG gCTAAAAGATTATCGATGAACGATCTTGCCGCCATCAAGGTTATCAAATTAGAGCCAG gtgaTGATTTTGCTATTATACAGCAAGAAATCTTGATGATGAAAGATTGTAGACATCCCAATATCATAGCATATTATGGCAGCTACTTGAGAAGGGACAAATTATGGATATGTATGGAATATTGTGGGGGTGGATCGTTACAAGATATTTATCACA TAACTGGACCATTATCAGAGATACAGATAGCATATATGTGCAGAGAGACTCTTATGGGATTAGCTTATTTGCATAGTATGGGAAAAATGCATCGTGATATAAAGGGTGCCAATATATTGTTGACTGAGGCAGGGGATGTAAAATTAGCTGATTTTGGAGTGTCTGCTCAAATTACTgcaacaataaataaaaggaaaagttttATTGGCACTCCTTATTGGATGGCACCTGAG gtTGCAGCAGTAGAAAGAAAGGGTGGGTACAATCAATTGTGCGATATTTGGGCTTGTGGTATAACGGCGATAGAATTAGCAGAATTGCAACCTCCCATGTTTGATTTACATCCAATGAGAGCTTTATTCTTGATGTCAAAATCTGGTTTTAAACCTCCAACATTAAAAGACCGTGACAAATGGAGTCCCACATTTCATAATTTTGTCAAAGTTGCTTTAACTAAAAATCCTAAGAAGAGGCCAACAGCAGAAAAATTACTGCAG catGCATTTTTTCAAGGAGAAATGAATAAACGATTGGCTTTGGAATTACTGCAGAAGGTGTCAAATCCTAGTCATATGTTTACTGATTTAGAAGCTGATGAAGATGGAGCAGTACCTAATGTACCACAAAGAATTGCTTCAAGGCATACAGCAAGACCTAGGCCAAAAAGCCCCATATCACAATTAGATAGTGatg aTTTAATCAACCTTGATGGCAGTACATTACAAAGAGATTCTATAACTCCCTCAGTAGACACTAATCCAGCATGGGATATTATGGATATTATGAATAATGTGAAG gcTGTACACAATTGTGATGTTCATCCTGATTGTGGAATTGGCACTGCATTTGAAGATGTACAAGAAAA TTTTTCACATACACCCACTAATCTTCATGA GAGTCTATTGCAGTACATTGATGAGGAGTTGTTGCTAAG GGGAAATGCAATGTCGATGGTTGGTGGGCATTGCGATCAGCTATACTCCCTGCA agcGACACTTCCACTTGGAGAATCTTCAAATGAATGCGAGGTGCATTGTGGATATTACAATAATGTATCTG GGTCTCAAGCAAGTCCTAGACGTCACAGTTCTGTAGATGAGTTATATGGCCTGGTAAACAGTTCTCATTCCTTAACAGCTGTGAATGGACAACGTCAAAGGTCTCTTTCAGATAGTGGTCCTAGAGATGAATCTCTACAATCTAATG gAGATAACGAAATATCAGGAGAtggggaaagagaaagtattaGTCCGGATCTCCTATCAGATACACCACCTGTACCACCAAGAAGAAGGGACAGAAAAAGGCATACACCTCCAAGACCTATAAGTAATGGATTGCCACCAACTCCAAAAGTTCATATGGGAGCATGTTTTTCAAAG GTATTTAATGGTTGCCCTTTGAGAATACATTGTACAGCTAGTTGGATACATCCTGATACAAGAGATCAACACTTGCTTATTGCTGCAGAGGAAGGAATTTACAATTTAAACTTAAATGAACTTCATGAAACTGCAATAGATCAACTATATCCTAGACGTACAATTTGGATGTATGTTATCAAGGATGTTCTTATGTCCTTGTCtg GAAAAACACCTCAATTATATAGACATGATTTATTAGCAATGCAGAGCAAACAAACTCATAGGTTCTCATTGCATATGAACAAAATACCCGAGAGATTAGTACCTAGAAAATTTGCACTTACTACAAAAGTACCAGATACTAAAGGTTGCACTAAGTGTTGCGTCGGAAGGAATCCATACAATGG atATAAGTACCTTTGTGGGGCAATGCCAGcaggaatatttttaatgcagTGGTATGATCCTCTAAACAAATTTATGCTTTTAAAGCATTTTGATTGTGCTCTCCCATCACCTTTAAATGTATTTGAAATGATTATCACACCCGAAATGGAATATCCGATGGTGTGTGTATCAGTCAAGCAACCATatcaacaaaataaattaaaattggatttaattaatatgaattCTGGAGCAAGCTGGTTCCATAGTGATGAGTTAGAGGATATGGATGGTTCAG CAACTGTGATACcaagaagagaaaatcttCATGTCATTAATGTGACACAACTTGAAAAAGATGCAATACTTGTGTGTTATGAAa ATGTAGTTAAGGTGGTTACATTACAAGGAAAACTCAGGGTAAGCAAGAAGCAGATGTCGGAACTGCATTTCAATTTTCAGATAGAATCAATTA TTTGTCTACCGGATAGTGTATTGGCATTCCATAAACATGGTATGCAAGGTAGAAGTTTTAAGAATGGTGAAGTTACACAGGAAATCAGTGATCCAAGTAGAACATATAGGTTACTTGGTTCGGATAA GGTTGTAATGTTGGAAAGTCATTTGGTACACTCAGGCACATTGACAGAGACTGAAGGAgcagatttatatatacttgctGGGCATGAAGCCAGTTATTGA
- the LOC127070392 gene encoding mitogen-activated protein kinase kinase kinase kinase 3 isoform X9, with product MALNANALSSDISRRNPQDEYELIQRIGSGTYGDVYKAKRLSMNDLAAIKVIKLEPGDDFAIIQQEILMMKDCRHPNIIAYYGSYLRRDKLWICMEYCGGGSLQDIYHITGPLSEIQIAYMCRETLMGLAYLHSMGKMHRDIKGANILLTEAGDVKLADFGVSAQITATINKRKSFIGTPYWMAPEVAAVERKGGYNQLCDIWACGITAIELAELQPPMFDLHPMRALFLMSKSGFKPPTLKDRDKWSPTFHNFVKVALTKNPKKRPTAEKLLQHAFFQGEMNKRLALELLQKVSNPSHMFTDLEADEDGAVPNVPQRIASRHTARPRPKSPISQLDSDDLINLDGSTLQRDSITPSVDTNPAWDIMDIMNNVKAVHNCDVHPDCGIGTAFEDVQEKATLPLGESSNECEVHCGYYNNVSGSQASPRRHSSVDELYGLVNSSHSLTAVNGQRQRSLSDSGPRDESLQSNGDNEISGDGERESISPDLLSDTPPVPPRRRDRKRHTPPRPISNGLPPTPKVHMGACFSKVFNGCPLRIHCTASWIHPDTRDQHLLIAAEEGIYNLNLNELHETAIDQLYPRRTIWMYVIKDVLMSLSGKTPQLYRHDLLAMQSKQTHRFSLHMNKIPERLVPRKFALTTKVPDTKGCTKCCVGRNPYNGYKYLCGAMPAGIFLMQWYDPLNKFMLLKHFDCALPSPLNVFEMIITPEMEYPMVCVSVKQPYQQNKLKLDLINMNSGASWFHSDELEDMDGSATVIPRRENLHVINVTQLEKDAILVCYENVVKVVTLQGKLRVSKKQMSELHFNFQIESIICLPDSVLAFHKHGMQGRSFKNGEVTQEISDPSRTYRLLGSDKVVMLESHLVHSGTLTETEGADLYILAGHEASY from the exons ATGGCATTAAACGCTAACGCACTGTCCAGTGACATCAGCCGTAGAAATCCGCAGGACGAGTATGAGCTCATTCAACGAATAGGCAGTGGAACTTATGGAGATGTTTACAAG gCTAAAAGATTATCGATGAACGATCTTGCCGCCATCAAGGTTATCAAATTAGAGCCAG gtgaTGATTTTGCTATTATACAGCAAGAAATCTTGATGATGAAAGATTGTAGACATCCCAATATCATAGCATATTATGGCAGCTACTTGAGAAGGGACAAATTATGGATATGTATGGAATATTGTGGGGGTGGATCGTTACAAGATATTTATCACA TAACTGGACCATTATCAGAGATACAGATAGCATATATGTGCAGAGAGACTCTTATGGGATTAGCTTATTTGCATAGTATGGGAAAAATGCATCGTGATATAAAGGGTGCCAATATATTGTTGACTGAGGCAGGGGATGTAAAATTAGCTGATTTTGGAGTGTCTGCTCAAATTACTgcaacaataaataaaaggaaaagttttATTGGCACTCCTTATTGGATGGCACCTGAG gtTGCAGCAGTAGAAAGAAAGGGTGGGTACAATCAATTGTGCGATATTTGGGCTTGTGGTATAACGGCGATAGAATTAGCAGAATTGCAACCTCCCATGTTTGATTTACATCCAATGAGAGCTTTATTCTTGATGTCAAAATCTGGTTTTAAACCTCCAACATTAAAAGACCGTGACAAATGGAGTCCCACATTTCATAATTTTGTCAAAGTTGCTTTAACTAAAAATCCTAAGAAGAGGCCAACAGCAGAAAAATTACTGCAG catGCATTTTTTCAAGGAGAAATGAATAAACGATTGGCTTTGGAATTACTGCAGAAGGTGTCAAATCCTAGTCATATGTTTACTGATTTAGAAGCTGATGAAGATGGAGCAGTACCTAATGTACCACAAAGAATTGCTTCAAGGCATACAGCAAGACCTAGGCCAAAAAGCCCCATATCACAATTAGATAGTGatg aTTTAATCAACCTTGATGGCAGTACATTACAAAGAGATTCTATAACTCCCTCAGTAGACACTAATCCAGCATGGGATATTATGGATATTATGAATAATGTGAAG gcTGTACACAATTGTGATGTTCATCCTGATTGTGGAATTGGCACTGCATTTGAAGATGTACAAGAAAA agcGACACTTCCACTTGGAGAATCTTCAAATGAATGCGAGGTGCATTGTGGATATTACAATAATGTATCTG GGTCTCAAGCAAGTCCTAGACGTCACAGTTCTGTAGATGAGTTATATGGCCTGGTAAACAGTTCTCATTCCTTAACAGCTGTGAATGGACAACGTCAAAGGTCTCTTTCAGATAGTGGTCCTAGAGATGAATCTCTACAATCTAATG gAGATAACGAAATATCAGGAGAtggggaaagagaaagtattaGTCCGGATCTCCTATCAGATACACCACCTGTACCACCAAGAAGAAGGGACAGAAAAAGGCATACACCTCCAAGACCTATAAGTAATGGATTGCCACCAACTCCAAAAGTTCATATGGGAGCATGTTTTTCAAAG GTATTTAATGGTTGCCCTTTGAGAATACATTGTACAGCTAGTTGGATACATCCTGATACAAGAGATCAACACTTGCTTATTGCTGCAGAGGAAGGAATTTACAATTTAAACTTAAATGAACTTCATGAAACTGCAATAGATCAACTATATCCTAGACGTACAATTTGGATGTATGTTATCAAGGATGTTCTTATGTCCTTGTCtg GAAAAACACCTCAATTATATAGACATGATTTATTAGCAATGCAGAGCAAACAAACTCATAGGTTCTCATTGCATATGAACAAAATACCCGAGAGATTAGTACCTAGAAAATTTGCACTTACTACAAAAGTACCAGATACTAAAGGTTGCACTAAGTGTTGCGTCGGAAGGAATCCATACAATGG atATAAGTACCTTTGTGGGGCAATGCCAGcaggaatatttttaatgcagTGGTATGATCCTCTAAACAAATTTATGCTTTTAAAGCATTTTGATTGTGCTCTCCCATCACCTTTAAATGTATTTGAAATGATTATCACACCCGAAATGGAATATCCGATGGTGTGTGTATCAGTCAAGCAACCATatcaacaaaataaattaaaattggatttaattaatatgaattCTGGAGCAAGCTGGTTCCATAGTGATGAGTTAGAGGATATGGATGGTTCAG CAACTGTGATACcaagaagagaaaatcttCATGTCATTAATGTGACACAACTTGAAAAAGATGCAATACTTGTGTGTTATGAAa ATGTAGTTAAGGTGGTTACATTACAAGGAAAACTCAGGGTAAGCAAGAAGCAGATGTCGGAACTGCATTTCAATTTTCAGATAGAATCAATTA TTTGTCTACCGGATAGTGTATTGGCATTCCATAAACATGGTATGCAAGGTAGAAGTTTTAAGAATGGTGAAGTTACACAGGAAATCAGTGATCCAAGTAGAACATATAGGTTACTTGGTTCGGATAA GGTTGTAATGTTGGAAAGTCATTTGGTACACTCAGGCACATTGACAGAGACTGAAGGAgcagatttatatatacttgctGGGCATGAAGCCAGTTATTGA
- the LOC127070392 gene encoding mitogen-activated protein kinase kinase kinase kinase 5 isoform X3 translates to MALNANALSSDISRRNPQDEYELIQRIGSGTYGDVYKAKRLSMNDLAAIKVIKLEPGDDFAIIQQEILMMKDCRHPNIIAYYGSYLRRDKLWICMEYCGGGSLQDIYHITGPLSEIQIAYMCRETLMGLAYLHSMGKMHRDIKGANILLTEAGDVKLADFGVSAQITATINKRKSFIGTPYWMAPEVAAVERKGGYNQLCDIWACGITAIELAELQPPMFDLHPMRALFLMSKSGFKPPTLKDRDKWSPTFHNFVKVALTKNPKKRPTAEKLLQHAFFQGEMNKRLALELLQKVSNPSHMFTDLEADEDGAVPNVPQRIASRHTARPRPKSPISQLDSDDLINLDGSTLQRDSITPSVDTNPAWDIMDIMNNVKAVHNCDVHPDCGIGTAFEDVQENTLGANVTDGNRRSRRSKTGTEIFHMSLRSLLQYIDEELLLRATLPLGESSNECEVHCGYYNNVSGSQASPRRHSSVDELYGLVNSSHSLTAVNGQRQRSLSDSGPRDESLQSNGDNEISGDGERESISPDLLSDTPPVPPRRRDRKRHTPPRPISNGLPPTPKVHMGACFSKVFNGCPLRIHCTASWIHPDTRDQHLLIAAEEGIYNLNLNELHETAIDQLYPRRTIWMYVIKDVLMSLSGKTPQLYRHDLLAMQSKQTHRFSLHMNKIPERLVPRKFALTTKVPDTKGCTKCCVGRNPYNGYKYLCGAMPAGIFLMQWYDPLNKFMLLKHFDCALPSPLNVFEMIITPEMEYPMVCVSVKQPYQQNKLKLDLINMNSGASWFHSDELEDMDGSATVIPRRENLHVINVTQLEKDAILVCYENVVKVVTLQGKLRVSKKQMSELHFNFQIESIICLPDSVLAFHKHGMQGRSFKNGEVTQEISDPSRTYRLLGSDKVVMLESHLVHSGTLTETEGADLYILAGHEASY, encoded by the exons ATGGCATTAAACGCTAACGCACTGTCCAGTGACATCAGCCGTAGAAATCCGCAGGACGAGTATGAGCTCATTCAACGAATAGGCAGTGGAACTTATGGAGATGTTTACAAG gCTAAAAGATTATCGATGAACGATCTTGCCGCCATCAAGGTTATCAAATTAGAGCCAG gtgaTGATTTTGCTATTATACAGCAAGAAATCTTGATGATGAAAGATTGTAGACATCCCAATATCATAGCATATTATGGCAGCTACTTGAGAAGGGACAAATTATGGATATGTATGGAATATTGTGGGGGTGGATCGTTACAAGATATTTATCACA TAACTGGACCATTATCAGAGATACAGATAGCATATATGTGCAGAGAGACTCTTATGGGATTAGCTTATTTGCATAGTATGGGAAAAATGCATCGTGATATAAAGGGTGCCAATATATTGTTGACTGAGGCAGGGGATGTAAAATTAGCTGATTTTGGAGTGTCTGCTCAAATTACTgcaacaataaataaaaggaaaagttttATTGGCACTCCTTATTGGATGGCACCTGAG gtTGCAGCAGTAGAAAGAAAGGGTGGGTACAATCAATTGTGCGATATTTGGGCTTGTGGTATAACGGCGATAGAATTAGCAGAATTGCAACCTCCCATGTTTGATTTACATCCAATGAGAGCTTTATTCTTGATGTCAAAATCTGGTTTTAAACCTCCAACATTAAAAGACCGTGACAAATGGAGTCCCACATTTCATAATTTTGTCAAAGTTGCTTTAACTAAAAATCCTAAGAAGAGGCCAACAGCAGAAAAATTACTGCAG catGCATTTTTTCAAGGAGAAATGAATAAACGATTGGCTTTGGAATTACTGCAGAAGGTGTCAAATCCTAGTCATATGTTTACTGATTTAGAAGCTGATGAAGATGGAGCAGTACCTAATGTACCACAAAGAATTGCTTCAAGGCATACAGCAAGACCTAGGCCAAAAAGCCCCATATCACAATTAGATAGTGatg aTTTAATCAACCTTGATGGCAGTACATTACAAAGAGATTCTATAACTCCCTCAGTAGACACTAATCCAGCATGGGATATTATGGATATTATGAATAATGTGAAG gcTGTACACAATTGTGATGTTCATCCTGATTGTGGAATTGGCACTGCATTTGAAGATGTACAAGAAAA TACACTTGGCGCAAATGTTACTGATGGTAACAGACGATCACGCCGAAGCAAAACTGGCACAGAGATATTTCATATGAGTTTAAg GAGTCTATTGCAGTACATTGATGAGGAGTTGTTGCTAAG agcGACACTTCCACTTGGAGAATCTTCAAATGAATGCGAGGTGCATTGTGGATATTACAATAATGTATCTG GGTCTCAAGCAAGTCCTAGACGTCACAGTTCTGTAGATGAGTTATATGGCCTGGTAAACAGTTCTCATTCCTTAACAGCTGTGAATGGACAACGTCAAAGGTCTCTTTCAGATAGTGGTCCTAGAGATGAATCTCTACAATCTAATG gAGATAACGAAATATCAGGAGAtggggaaagagaaagtattaGTCCGGATCTCCTATCAGATACACCACCTGTACCACCAAGAAGAAGGGACAGAAAAAGGCATACACCTCCAAGACCTATAAGTAATGGATTGCCACCAACTCCAAAAGTTCATATGGGAGCATGTTTTTCAAAG GTATTTAATGGTTGCCCTTTGAGAATACATTGTACAGCTAGTTGGATACATCCTGATACAAGAGATCAACACTTGCTTATTGCTGCAGAGGAAGGAATTTACAATTTAAACTTAAATGAACTTCATGAAACTGCAATAGATCAACTATATCCTAGACGTACAATTTGGATGTATGTTATCAAGGATGTTCTTATGTCCTTGTCtg GAAAAACACCTCAATTATATAGACATGATTTATTAGCAATGCAGAGCAAACAAACTCATAGGTTCTCATTGCATATGAACAAAATACCCGAGAGATTAGTACCTAGAAAATTTGCACTTACTACAAAAGTACCAGATACTAAAGGTTGCACTAAGTGTTGCGTCGGAAGGAATCCATACAATGG atATAAGTACCTTTGTGGGGCAATGCCAGcaggaatatttttaatgcagTGGTATGATCCTCTAAACAAATTTATGCTTTTAAAGCATTTTGATTGTGCTCTCCCATCACCTTTAAATGTATTTGAAATGATTATCACACCCGAAATGGAATATCCGATGGTGTGTGTATCAGTCAAGCAACCATatcaacaaaataaattaaaattggatttaattaatatgaattCTGGAGCAAGCTGGTTCCATAGTGATGAGTTAGAGGATATGGATGGTTCAG CAACTGTGATACcaagaagagaaaatcttCATGTCATTAATGTGACACAACTTGAAAAAGATGCAATACTTGTGTGTTATGAAa ATGTAGTTAAGGTGGTTACATTACAAGGAAAACTCAGGGTAAGCAAGAAGCAGATGTCGGAACTGCATTTCAATTTTCAGATAGAATCAATTA TTTGTCTACCGGATAGTGTATTGGCATTCCATAAACATGGTATGCAAGGTAGAAGTTTTAAGAATGGTGAAGTTACACAGGAAATCAGTGATCCAAGTAGAACATATAGGTTACTTGGTTCGGATAA GGTTGTAATGTTGGAAAGTCATTTGGTACACTCAGGCACATTGACAGAGACTGAAGGAgcagatttatatatacttgctGGGCATGAAGCCAGTTATTGA
- the LOC127070392 gene encoding mitogen-activated protein kinase kinase kinase kinase 5 isoform X6 — translation MALNANALSSDISRRNPQDEYELIQRIGSGTYGDVYKAKRLSMNDLAAIKVIKLEPGDDFAIIQQEILMMKDCRHPNIIAYYGSYLRRDKLWICMEYCGGGSLQDIYHITGPLSEIQIAYMCRETLMGLAYLHSMGKMHRDIKGANILLTEAGDVKLADFGVSAQITATINKRKSFIGTPYWMAPEVAAVERKGGYNQLCDIWACGITAIELAELQPPMFDLHPMRALFLMSKSGFKPPTLKDRDKWSPTFHNFVKVALTKNPKKRPTAEKLLQHAFFQGEMNKRLALELLQKVSNPSHMFTDLEADEDGAVPNVPQRIASRHTARPRPKSPISQLDSDDLINLDGSTLQRDSITPSVDTNPAWDIMDIMNNVKAVHNCDVHPDCGIGTAFEDVQENFSHTPTNLHESLLQYIDEELLLRATLPLGESSNECEVHCGYYNNVSGSQASPRRHSSVDELYGLVNSSHSLTAVNGQRQRSLSDSGPRDESLQSNGDNEISGDGERESISPDLLSDTPPVPPRRRDRKRHTPPRPISNGLPPTPKVHMGACFSKVFNGCPLRIHCTASWIHPDTRDQHLLIAAEEGIYNLNLNELHETAIDQLYPRRTIWMYVIKDVLMSLSGKTPQLYRHDLLAMQSKQTHRFSLHMNKIPERLVPRKFALTTKVPDTKGCTKCCVGRNPYNGYKYLCGAMPAGIFLMQWYDPLNKFMLLKHFDCALPSPLNVFEMIITPEMEYPMVCVSVKQPYQQNKLKLDLINMNSGASWFHSDELEDMDGSATVIPRRENLHVINVTQLEKDAILVCYENVVKVVTLQGKLRVSKKQMSELHFNFQIESIICLPDSVLAFHKHGMQGRSFKNGEVTQEISDPSRTYRLLGSDKVVMLESHLVHSGTLTETEGADLYILAGHEASY, via the exons ATGGCATTAAACGCTAACGCACTGTCCAGTGACATCAGCCGTAGAAATCCGCAGGACGAGTATGAGCTCATTCAACGAATAGGCAGTGGAACTTATGGAGATGTTTACAAG gCTAAAAGATTATCGATGAACGATCTTGCCGCCATCAAGGTTATCAAATTAGAGCCAG gtgaTGATTTTGCTATTATACAGCAAGAAATCTTGATGATGAAAGATTGTAGACATCCCAATATCATAGCATATTATGGCAGCTACTTGAGAAGGGACAAATTATGGATATGTATGGAATATTGTGGGGGTGGATCGTTACAAGATATTTATCACA TAACTGGACCATTATCAGAGATACAGATAGCATATATGTGCAGAGAGACTCTTATGGGATTAGCTTATTTGCATAGTATGGGAAAAATGCATCGTGATATAAAGGGTGCCAATATATTGTTGACTGAGGCAGGGGATGTAAAATTAGCTGATTTTGGAGTGTCTGCTCAAATTACTgcaacaataaataaaaggaaaagttttATTGGCACTCCTTATTGGATGGCACCTGAG gtTGCAGCAGTAGAAAGAAAGGGTGGGTACAATCAATTGTGCGATATTTGGGCTTGTGGTATAACGGCGATAGAATTAGCAGAATTGCAACCTCCCATGTTTGATTTACATCCAATGAGAGCTTTATTCTTGATGTCAAAATCTGGTTTTAAACCTCCAACATTAAAAGACCGTGACAAATGGAGTCCCACATTTCATAATTTTGTCAAAGTTGCTTTAACTAAAAATCCTAAGAAGAGGCCAACAGCAGAAAAATTACTGCAG catGCATTTTTTCAAGGAGAAATGAATAAACGATTGGCTTTGGAATTACTGCAGAAGGTGTCAAATCCTAGTCATATGTTTACTGATTTAGAAGCTGATGAAGATGGAGCAGTACCTAATGTACCACAAAGAATTGCTTCAAGGCATACAGCAAGACCTAGGCCAAAAAGCCCCATATCACAATTAGATAGTGatg aTTTAATCAACCTTGATGGCAGTACATTACAAAGAGATTCTATAACTCCCTCAGTAGACACTAATCCAGCATGGGATATTATGGATATTATGAATAATGTGAAG gcTGTACACAATTGTGATGTTCATCCTGATTGTGGAATTGGCACTGCATTTGAAGATGTACAAGAAAA TTTTTCACATACACCCACTAATCTTCATGA GAGTCTATTGCAGTACATTGATGAGGAGTTGTTGCTAAG agcGACACTTCCACTTGGAGAATCTTCAAATGAATGCGAGGTGCATTGTGGATATTACAATAATGTATCTG GGTCTCAAGCAAGTCCTAGACGTCACAGTTCTGTAGATGAGTTATATGGCCTGGTAAACAGTTCTCATTCCTTAACAGCTGTGAATGGACAACGTCAAAGGTCTCTTTCAGATAGTGGTCCTAGAGATGAATCTCTACAATCTAATG gAGATAACGAAATATCAGGAGAtggggaaagagaaagtattaGTCCGGATCTCCTATCAGATACACCACCTGTACCACCAAGAAGAAGGGACAGAAAAAGGCATACACCTCCAAGACCTATAAGTAATGGATTGCCACCAACTCCAAAAGTTCATATGGGAGCATGTTTTTCAAAG GTATTTAATGGTTGCCCTTTGAGAATACATTGTACAGCTAGTTGGATACATCCTGATACAAGAGATCAACACTTGCTTATTGCTGCAGAGGAAGGAATTTACAATTTAAACTTAAATGAACTTCATGAAACTGCAATAGATCAACTATATCCTAGACGTACAATTTGGATGTATGTTATCAAGGATGTTCTTATGTCCTTGTCtg GAAAAACACCTCAATTATATAGACATGATTTATTAGCAATGCAGAGCAAACAAACTCATAGGTTCTCATTGCATATGAACAAAATACCCGAGAGATTAGTACCTAGAAAATTTGCACTTACTACAAAAGTACCAGATACTAAAGGTTGCACTAAGTGTTGCGTCGGAAGGAATCCATACAATGG atATAAGTACCTTTGTGGGGCAATGCCAGcaggaatatttttaatgcagTGGTATGATCCTCTAAACAAATTTATGCTTTTAAAGCATTTTGATTGTGCTCTCCCATCACCTTTAAATGTATTTGAAATGATTATCACACCCGAAATGGAATATCCGATGGTGTGTGTATCAGTCAAGCAACCATatcaacaaaataaattaaaattggatttaattaatatgaattCTGGAGCAAGCTGGTTCCATAGTGATGAGTTAGAGGATATGGATGGTTCAG CAACTGTGATACcaagaagagaaaatcttCATGTCATTAATGTGACACAACTTGAAAAAGATGCAATACTTGTGTGTTATGAAa ATGTAGTTAAGGTGGTTACATTACAAGGAAAACTCAGGGTAAGCAAGAAGCAGATGTCGGAACTGCATTTCAATTTTCAGATAGAATCAATTA TTTGTCTACCGGATAGTGTATTGGCATTCCATAAACATGGTATGCAAGGTAGAAGTTTTAAGAATGGTGAAGTTACACAGGAAATCAGTGATCCAAGTAGAACATATAGGTTACTTGGTTCGGATAA GGTTGTAATGTTGGAAAGTCATTTGGTACACTCAGGCACATTGACAGAGACTGAAGGAgcagatttatatatacttgctGGGCATGAAGCCAGTTATTGA